One genomic window of Gossypium hirsutum isolate 1008001.06 chromosome D11, Gossypium_hirsutum_v2.1, whole genome shotgun sequence includes the following:
- the LOC107911173 gene encoding uridylate kinase, with amino-acid sequence MAVSTSFLPTISFNPISSSSSSSFMGPALVKTHHQGSFIMGQFRRLVINCSASSDMGASPLPDPMNLRHNNMSSMAPFGMQVNEKPSYKWRRVLLKVSGEALAGDHSQNIDPKVTMAIAREVSSVTRLGIEVAIVVGGGNIFRGSSRAGCSGLDRSSADYIGMLATVMNAIFLQATMESIGIPTRVQTAFRMSEVAEPYIRRRAVRHLEKGRVVIFAAGTGNPFFTTDTAAALRCAEINAEVVLKATNVDGVYDDDPRHNPNAQLHDTLTYHEVTSKDLSVMDMTAITLCQENNIPVVVFNLTKSGNIAKAIKGERVGTLIGGTWNSTVATT; translated from the exons ATGGCAGTCTCCACTTCTTTTCTACCCACCATCTCCTTCAATCCTatctcttcatcatcatcatcatcatttatgGGTCCTGCTCTGGTAAAAACCCATCATCAAGGTAGCTTTATTATGGGTCAGTTTAGACGGTTGGTTATCAACTGTTCAGCTTCTTCTGATATGGGTGCCTCCCCACTCCCAGACCCCATGAACTTGAG ACATAATAACATGTCATCTATGGCTCCCTTTGGAATGCAAGTAAATGAGAAACCATCTTATAAATGGCGAAGGGTTTTGCTTAAAGTAAGTGGAGAAGCACTAGCGGGAGATCACTCTCAAAATATTGACCCAAAG GTTACGATGGCTATTGCTAGGGAGGTTTCATCAGTGACACGCCTGGGCATTGAG GTTGCAATTGTGGTTGGTGGGGGTAATATTTTTCGTGGATCCTCTCGGGCAGGATGTAGTGGACTTGACCGTTCATCTGCTGATTACATCGG AATGTTAGCAACTGTAATGAATGCTATATTTCTTCAAGCAACAATGGAGAGTATCGGCATCCCAACACGTGTCCAGACTGCATTTCGTATGTCAGAGGTTGCAGAACCATATATACGTAGAAGGGCAGTGAGGCATTTGGAGAAAGGGAGGGTCGTCATTTTTGCAGCTGGAACTGGTAATCCATTCTTCACCACTGATACTGCTGCAGCCCTTCGTTGTGCAGAAA TCAATGCGGAAGTTGTGCTGAAGGCAACAAATGTTGATGGGGTTTATGATGACGATCCTAGGCATAATCCAAATGCCCAGCTTCATGATACACTGACATATCATGAGGTGACTTCAAAAGATCTCTCGGTGATGGACATGACCGCCATTACTCTGTGCCAAGAAAATAACATTCCTG TTGTTGTCTTCAATTTAACGAAATCGGGTAATATCGCAAAAGCAATAAAGGGAGAAAGAGTTGGTACATTGATCGGCGGAACATGGAACTCAACTGTCGCAACAACATGA